A single region of the Ziziphus jujuba cultivar Dongzao chromosome 10, ASM3175591v1 genome encodes:
- the LOC107434689 gene encoding probable serine/threonine-protein kinase PBL25 isoform X1, whose translation MSCFPCFQSQRSKRSNSKNENGSHRTNNTPPGYAEIKRQTSISGIRHKEEANQGENKHITSQVFTFRELATATKNFRQECLLGEGGFGRVYKGTLPASGQVVAVKQLDRNGGLQGNKEFLVEVLSLSNLQHPNLVNLVGYCADGDQRILVYEYISGGSLDEHLLDMDKAKKPLDWYTRIKIAFGAAKGLEYLHTTANPPVIYRDLKSSNILLDEQFNPKLSDIGLNKPGPCGDKMPISSRVMGTYGYSAPEYARGDPITEKSDVYSFGVVLLELITGRRAIDTTRPNNEQNLVTWAQPFFRDPKKFPEMADPNLKNQFPEKDLNQAVAIAAMCLQEESAVRPLIGDVVVTLSFLSTTPPANPPPAAASASLKQGGNDNSDHDSGARYDEESEEEAGETITESKDWRSNSSRKSSTRPSERSVSSSYKGSLRSEGSVSSSQRSSKRSGSGSSSKSSISSSRSGSSNHLVVGSLSYKSSRNSGANSFREDDNESVSSRGSMDGNVISSRSGSQKEKYSFDRISSIGSQGGGDEILSLQHNSSRGSHSGRLHSL comes from the exons GATATGCAGAAATAAAGAGACAAACATCTATATCCGGTATCAGACACAAGGAGGAAGCCAACcaaggagaaaacaaacacattACTTCACAGGTCTTCACTTTCCGTGAGCTTGCCACTGCAACCAAGAATTTCCGACAGGAATGCCTTTTGGGTGAAGGTGGTTTTGGAAGAGTCTATAAAGGCACACTTCCAGCAAGTGGCCAG GTGGTGGCTGTGAAGCAACTGGACAGAAATGGAGGACTTCAAGGAAACAAAGAGTTTCTTGTTGAGGTTCTATCTCTAAGTAACCTACAGCATCCAAATCTGGTCAATCTCGTTGGCTACTGTGCTGATGGAGATCAGAGGATTTTGGTCTATGAATATATCTCTGGTGGCTCTTTAGATGAACACCTTCTTG ACATGGACAAGGCAAAGAAGCCATTAGATTGGTATACAAGAATTAAAATAGCTTTTGGAGCTGCTAAAGGGCTAGAGTACTTGCACACGACGGCTAATCCACCGGTTATATACCGCGATTTAAAatcttcaaatattttgttaGATGAACAATTTAATCCAAAATTGTCTGATATTGGATTGAATAAACCTGGTCCTTGTGGGGATAAAATGCCTATATCATCTAGAGTAATGGGCACATATGGTTACTCTGCTCCAGAGTATGCAAGAGGAGATCCTATTACAGAGAAGTCCGACGTTTACAGTTTTGGAGTTGTTCTTTTGGAACTTATTACTGGAAGAAGAGCCATTGACACTACAAGACCAAATAATGAACAAAATCTTGTTACTTGG GCACAACCCTTTTTCCGGGATCCAAAGAAGTTCCCAGAAATGGCTGATCCAAATCTGAAAAATCAATTCCCAGAAAAGGATCTCAATCAGGCTGTTGCTATAGCTGCAATGTGTCTGCAAGAAGAATCAGCTGTGCGTCCATTGATAGGCGATGTGGTAGTGACTCTTAGTTTTCTTTCCACAACTCCTCCAGCCAATCCTCCTCCAGCTGCAGCTTCAGCTTCTTTAAAGCAAGGGGGAAATGACAACTCAGACCATGACTCCGGGGCTCGTTATGACGAAGAAAGCGAAGAAGAAGCTGGAGAAACCATTACAGAATCCAAAGATTGGAGGTCTAACTCGAGCCGAAAGAGCAGCACAAGACCAAGTGAAAGAAGTGTGTCTTCAAGCTACAAAGGAAGCTTAAGATCAGAAGGAAGTGTTTCGTCGAGCCAAAGAAGCAGCAAAAGATCAGGAAGTGGTTCGAGCAGCAAGAGCAGCATCAGCAGCAGCAGATCAGGATCATCAAACCATTTGGTTGTTGGCAGTTTAAGCTACAAGAGCAGCAGAAACTCTGGTGCTAACAGCTTCAGAGAAGATGATAATGAATCAGTTAGCAGCAGAGGATCAATGGATGGAAATGTTATTAGCAGCAGGAGTGGATCACAGAAGGAAAAGTATTCGTTTGATCGGATAAGCAGTATTGGATCACAAGGCGGAGGAGACGAAATTCTTTCTTTGCAACATAATAGCAGCAGAGGATCACACAGTGGAAGACTTCATTCTTTATGA
- the LOC107434689 gene encoding probable serine/threonine-protein kinase PBL25 isoform X2, protein MSCFPCFQSQRSKRSNSKNENGSHRTNNTPPEIKRQTSISGIRHKEEANQGENKHITSQVFTFRELATATKNFRQECLLGEGGFGRVYKGTLPASGQVVAVKQLDRNGGLQGNKEFLVEVLSLSNLQHPNLVNLVGYCADGDQRILVYEYISGGSLDEHLLDMDKAKKPLDWYTRIKIAFGAAKGLEYLHTTANPPVIYRDLKSSNILLDEQFNPKLSDIGLNKPGPCGDKMPISSRVMGTYGYSAPEYARGDPITEKSDVYSFGVVLLELITGRRAIDTTRPNNEQNLVTWAQPFFRDPKKFPEMADPNLKNQFPEKDLNQAVAIAAMCLQEESAVRPLIGDVVVTLSFLSTTPPANPPPAAASASLKQGGNDNSDHDSGARYDEESEEEAGETITESKDWRSNSSRKSSTRPSERSVSSSYKGSLRSEGSVSSSQRSSKRSGSGSSSKSSISSSRSGSSNHLVVGSLSYKSSRNSGANSFREDDNESVSSRGSMDGNVISSRSGSQKEKYSFDRISSIGSQGGGDEILSLQHNSSRGSHSGRLHSL, encoded by the exons AAATAAAGAGACAAACATCTATATCCGGTATCAGACACAAGGAGGAAGCCAACcaaggagaaaacaaacacattACTTCACAGGTCTTCACTTTCCGTGAGCTTGCCACTGCAACCAAGAATTTCCGACAGGAATGCCTTTTGGGTGAAGGTGGTTTTGGAAGAGTCTATAAAGGCACACTTCCAGCAAGTGGCCAG GTGGTGGCTGTGAAGCAACTGGACAGAAATGGAGGACTTCAAGGAAACAAAGAGTTTCTTGTTGAGGTTCTATCTCTAAGTAACCTACAGCATCCAAATCTGGTCAATCTCGTTGGCTACTGTGCTGATGGAGATCAGAGGATTTTGGTCTATGAATATATCTCTGGTGGCTCTTTAGATGAACACCTTCTTG ACATGGACAAGGCAAAGAAGCCATTAGATTGGTATACAAGAATTAAAATAGCTTTTGGAGCTGCTAAAGGGCTAGAGTACTTGCACACGACGGCTAATCCACCGGTTATATACCGCGATTTAAAatcttcaaatattttgttaGATGAACAATTTAATCCAAAATTGTCTGATATTGGATTGAATAAACCTGGTCCTTGTGGGGATAAAATGCCTATATCATCTAGAGTAATGGGCACATATGGTTACTCTGCTCCAGAGTATGCAAGAGGAGATCCTATTACAGAGAAGTCCGACGTTTACAGTTTTGGAGTTGTTCTTTTGGAACTTATTACTGGAAGAAGAGCCATTGACACTACAAGACCAAATAATGAACAAAATCTTGTTACTTGG GCACAACCCTTTTTCCGGGATCCAAAGAAGTTCCCAGAAATGGCTGATCCAAATCTGAAAAATCAATTCCCAGAAAAGGATCTCAATCAGGCTGTTGCTATAGCTGCAATGTGTCTGCAAGAAGAATCAGCTGTGCGTCCATTGATAGGCGATGTGGTAGTGACTCTTAGTTTTCTTTCCACAACTCCTCCAGCCAATCCTCCTCCAGCTGCAGCTTCAGCTTCTTTAAAGCAAGGGGGAAATGACAACTCAGACCATGACTCCGGGGCTCGTTATGACGAAGAAAGCGAAGAAGAAGCTGGAGAAACCATTACAGAATCCAAAGATTGGAGGTCTAACTCGAGCCGAAAGAGCAGCACAAGACCAAGTGAAAGAAGTGTGTCTTCAAGCTACAAAGGAAGCTTAAGATCAGAAGGAAGTGTTTCGTCGAGCCAAAGAAGCAGCAAAAGATCAGGAAGTGGTTCGAGCAGCAAGAGCAGCATCAGCAGCAGCAGATCAGGATCATCAAACCATTTGGTTGTTGGCAGTTTAAGCTACAAGAGCAGCAGAAACTCTGGTGCTAACAGCTTCAGAGAAGATGATAATGAATCAGTTAGCAGCAGAGGATCAATGGATGGAAATGTTATTAGCAGCAGGAGTGGATCACAGAAGGAAAAGTATTCGTTTGATCGGATAAGCAGTATTGGATCACAAGGCGGAGGAGACGAAATTCTTTCTTTGCAACATAATAGCAGCAGAGGATCACACAGTGGAAGACTTCATTCTTTATGA